In Rattus norvegicus strain BN/NHsdMcwi chromosome 1, GRCr8, whole genome shotgun sequence, a genomic segment contains:
- the Slc16a12 gene encoding monocarboxylate transporter 12 isoform X1, producing MTKITRVGSASPPDGGWGWMIVAGCFLVTICTRAVTRCISIFFVEFQTYFAQDYSQTAWIHSIVDCMTMLCAPLGSVVSNQLSCQAGIMLGGLLASTGLILGSFATSLKHLYLSLGVLTGLGFALCYSPAIAMVGKYFSRRKAFAYGIAMSGSGIGTFILAPVVQLLIEQFSWRGALLILGGFVLNLCVCGALMRPITLKEDPSGPEKSHDRDAQREDCKQASPYSPLTKEWTETRLCCSLQQGYGFLLMSDFVVLAVSVLFMAYGCSPLFVYLVPYALSVGVSHHQAAFLMSILGVIDIVGNITFGWLTDRRCLKNYRYVCYLFAVALDGLCYLCLPMLQSFPLLVPFSCTFGYFDGAYVTLIPVVTAEIVGTTSLSSALGVVYFLHAVPYLVSPPIAGWLVDTTGSYTAAFLLCGFAMIFSSILLGFAKIAKRMKRTQVPFLVKDSDPKLHLWTNGSVAYSIAKELDQKDEESLAKARTGCNLT from the exons GTGTATCTCCATATTTTTTGTGGAGTTTCAGACGTACTTTGCTCAGGATTATTCCCAAACAGCATGGATCCATTCCATTGTAGACTGCATGACAATGCTCTGTG ctCCGCTTGGGAGTGTTGTCAGTAACCAATTATCCTGTCAAGCGGGGATCATGCTGGGTGGCTTGCTGGCATCTACTGGTCTCATCCTGGGCTCATTTGCCACCAGTTTGAAGCACCTCTACCTCAGTCTGGGAGTTCTCACAG GTCTTGGATTTGCACTTTGTTACTCCCCAGCAATTGCCATGGTGGGCAAGTACTTCAGCAGGCGGAAAGCCTTCGCTTACGGGATTGCCATGTCAGGCAGTGGCATTGGTACCTTCATCCTGGCCCCTGTGGTTCAGCTCCTCATTGAACAGTTCTCCTGGCGAGGAGCACTGCTCATTCTTGGTGGGTTCGTTCTGAATCTCTGCGTCTGCGGCGCGCTGATGCGTCCAATTACCCTTAAAGAGGACCCGTCAGGCCCAGAGAAGAGTCACGACCGTGACGCTCAGAGAGAAGACTGTAAGCAGGCATCTCCCTATTCACCTTTGACCAAAGAATGGACAGAGACCCGTCTTTGCTGCTCTTTGCAGCAAGGATACGGCTTTTTACTGATGTCAGACTTCGTCGTGCTGGCTGTCTCTGTTCTGTTCATGGCCTACGGCTGCAGCCCTCTCTTTGTGTACCTGGTGCCTTATGCTTTGAGTGTCGGAGTGAGTCACCATCAAGCTGCTTTCCTCATGTCCATCCTCGGAGTGATTGATATTGTCGGCAACATCACGTTTGGCTGGCTAACTGACAGAAG GTGTCTGAAGAATTACCGATATGTTTGCTACCTCTTTGCTGTGGCACTAGATGGGCTGTGCTATCTGTGTCTCCCAATGCTTCAAAGCTTCCCCCTTCTTGTGCCTTTCTCTTGTACCTTTGGCTACTTCGACGGAGCCTACGTTACCTTGATCCCAGTAGTGACTGCAGAGATAGTAGGGACCACCTCTTTGTCATCAGCACTTGGCGTGGTCTACTTCCTCCATGCAGTGCCATACTTGGTGAGCCCACCCATTGCAG GATGGCTGGTGGACACGACGGGCAGCTATACTGCAGCCTTCCTTCTTTGTGGATTTGCCATGATATTTAGTTCCATCCTGCTTGGCTTTGCCAAAATtgcaaaaagaatgaaaagaacacAGGTGCCCTTCCTGGTCAAAGACTCAGATCCCAAGCTGCATCTGTGGACCAATGGATCAGTGGCCTACTCTATAGCGAAGGAGTTAGATCAGAAAGATGAGGAATCCCTGGCTAAAGCTAGGACTGGTTGCAATCTCACATGA